A region from the Triticum urartu cultivar G1812 chromosome 1, Tu2.1, whole genome shotgun sequence genome encodes:
- the LOC125509182 gene encoding LIM domain-containing protein PLIM2b-like, whose product MTFYGTQDKCKACDKTVHFIDLLTADGIPYHKYCFKCSHCKGTLSMCSYSSMDGVLFCKTHFEQLFKETGSFKKNFPTCAKANNEQSKVPNKYGSVFCGTQDKCAACKKTVYPLEKMTLEGEPYHKTCFKCAHGGCILTTASCASLNGILYCQNHFWQLFKETGSYSNLLKPASAKNADEPEAAKEEEQAPEAAEDQESS is encoded by the exons ATGACATTCTATGGTACACAGGACAAGTGCAAGGCTTGTGACAAGACCGTTCATTTCATTGACCTCCTTACTGCGGATGGCATTCCCTACCACAAGTATTGCTTCAAATGCAGCCATTGCAAAGGCACTCTTTCG ATGTGCAGCTACTCCTCCATGGATGGAGTTCTTTTCTGCAAGACTCATTTTGAGCAGCTTTTCAAGGAAACAGGCAGCTTCAAGAAAAACTTCCCCACAT GCGCAAAGGCAAATAATGAGCAG TCTAAGGTCCCAAACAAGTATGGCTCTGTGTTCTGTGGAACTCAGGACAAGTGTGCTGCCTGCAAGAAGACTGTGTACCCATTGGAGAAG ATGACCTTGGAGGGCGAGCCCTACCACAAGACCTGCTTCAAGTGCGCTCACGGCGGCTGCATCCTGACGACCGCATCCTGCGCCTCCCTTAACGGGATCCTATACTGCCAGAACCACTTCTGGCAGCTGTTCAAGGAGACGGGCAGCTACAGCAACCTGCTCAAGCCCGCCTCGGCCAAGAACGCCGACGAGCCAGAGGCAGCCAAGGAAGAGGAGCAGGCGCCGGAAGCTGCCGAGGACCAGGAGAGCTCATAA